In Vogesella indigofera, the sequence CGTCCAGTGCGGCCAACCGTGGCGGGCCGTACTCGGCGTCCTGCCGCGTGCAAAAAAGGGGAGCCCGCGGCTCCCCTTTGCATCACGATCAGGCGGTACCGTGTTGTTTGCGGTAGTTTTCCAGAAAACGCGCGATACGGCCAATGGCCTCGGTCAGGTCGTCGCTGTTAGGCAGGAATACCACGCGGAAGTGATCGGGGGCAACCCAGTTGAAGCCGCTGCCCTGCACCAGCAACACCCGCTCCTGCTGCAGCAGCTCCAGAATGAACTGCTGGTCGTCCTCGATCGGATAGATGGCGGGGTCCAGGCGCGGGAACAGGTACAGCGCACCCTGCGGCTTCACGCAAGTTACGCCGGGAATGGCGGTCAGCATCTCCCAGGCCAGATCGCGCTGCCGCGCCAGGCGGCCGCCCGGAGCCACCAGGTCGTCGATGCTCTGGTAGCCGCCCAGCGCGGTCTGGATCGCGTACTGTGCCGGCACGTTGGCGCACAGCCGCATCGAGGCCAGCATGTTGAGGCCTTCGATGTAGTCCTTGGCGTGGCGCTTTTCGCCGGCGAGGATCATCCAGCCGGCACGGTAACCGCAGGCGCGGTAGTTCTTCGACAGGCCGTTGAAGGTGCACACCAGCAAGTCCGGCGCCAGCGAGGCAATCGAGGTGTGCGTGGCGCCGTCGTACAGCACCTTGTCGTAGATTTCATCGGCATAGAGGATGAGGCCGAATTCGCGCGCCACCTCGACCAGCTGCTGCAGAATGTGGTCCGGGTACAGCGCGCCGGTCGGGTTGTTGGGGTTGATCACCACCAGCGCCTTGGTGCGCGGCGTGATCTTGGCGCGAATGTCGGCGATCGACGGCATCCAGCCCTCGGCCTCGTCGCACAGGTAGTGCACCGGGCGGCCGCCGGCGAGGCTCACCGCCGCGGTCCACAGCGGATAGTCCGGCGCAGGCACCAGCACCTCGTCGCCGTTGTCGAGCAGCGCCTGCATCGCCATCACGATCAGTTCGGACACGCCGTTGCCGATGTAGATGTCTTCCATGCCGACGCCGGGAATATGCTTCTGCTGCGCGTAGTGCATGATCGCCTTACGCGCGGCGAACAGGCCCTTGGAATCACAATAGCCGGACGCATTCTGCAAATTGGCGATCACGTCTTCGATGATCTCGTCCGGGGCGAAAAAGCCGAATGGCGCCGGATTGCCGATATTGAGCTTGATGATGCGATGACCTTCTTCTTCCATGCGCTTGGCGTGCTCAAGCACCGGGCCGCGAATGTCATAGCAGACGTTGGCAAGTTTTTGTGATTTCTGGATAGGCTGCATGGGAGCTGTTACCACTGGCTGGGGGTCGGTTCACGATATGTCGCAAGCGCAATGCAGGGCATGCACCGCTTGCGGGCAAGGTATAATCCTATCCCAATACGTGGTGCACTGCACCAGCTTCTCACGCCAGGATGACATCATGAAACTTCACGAAGCCAACACCGCCGGATCCAACCTGTTCACCGCCTCCGGCGCCGGCCATGTCGAGATCAACAAGGTGCGCCACGAGGGCAGCCTGATCGTCACCGCCGACAGCATCACGCCGTGGCGCCCGGCTCGTTTCGAGGATTTCTGCGACGCCGATTTTGCCGCGGTGCTGGCCAAGCAGCCGGAACTGGTGCTGCTGGGCACCGGCAGCAAGCTGCGTTTTCCGCACCCCAAGCTGTACGCGACGCTGACCAATGCCGGCATCGGCGTCGAGGTGATGGACACTGCCGCGCTGTGCCGCACCTATAACATCCTGCTGGCCGAGGGCCGCGGCGTGGTCGCCGCGCTGCTGCAGGACTGATGCTGGCGCTGTTCGCCAAGTGCAGCCTCGGCGCACTGGCGGTCCTGCTGATCGCGCTGCTGTCGCAGTCGCGCGCCTTCTACATTGCCGGGCTGGTGCCGCTGTTTCCCACCTTTGCGCTGATCGCGCACTACATCGTCGGCAGCGAGCGCGACGCGCAGGCCTTGCAGCGCACCGCGCTGTTCGGGCTGTGGTCGCTGCTGCCCTACGCGCTGTACCTGCTGGTGGTGTACTGGCTCAGCACCCGCACCGCGCTGGTGCCGACGCTGCTGCTGGCCACACTCGTCTGGCTGCTGGCCGCCGCACTGCTGCTGTGGGGCTGGACGCGGCTGATGGCCTGAGGCCGGCAAGGTTGGCCGCAAGCCCCCCCCACCAGCCCCCTCACCGCTCTTAGCCGGCGCGCTCGCCGCCGAAGCTCTCGTAGGCCAGCAGCGCCTCCGCTGCCGTCATCAGCGACGGCCCGCCGCCCATATACACCGCCACCTGCAACATCTCCATGAATTGCGCGCGCGTGCAGCCCAACTCCACCAGCGCCTTGCCGTGAAAGGCGAGGCAGCCCTGGCAGCGACCGGCGATGCCGATCGCCAATGCGATCAACTCCTTGGTCTTGTTGTCCA encodes:
- a CDS encoding pyridoxal phosphate-dependent aminotransferase produces the protein MQPIQKSQKLANVCYDIRGPVLEHAKRMEEEGHRIIKLNIGNPAPFGFFAPDEIIEDVIANLQNASGYCDSKGLFAARKAIMHYAQQKHIPGVGMEDIYIGNGVSELIVMAMQALLDNGDEVLVPAPDYPLWTAAVSLAGGRPVHYLCDEAEGWMPSIADIRAKITPRTKALVVINPNNPTGALYPDHILQQLVEVAREFGLILYADEIYDKVLYDGATHTSIASLAPDLLVCTFNGLSKNYRACGYRAGWMILAGEKRHAKDYIEGLNMLASMRLCANVPAQYAIQTALGGYQSIDDLVAPGGRLARQRDLAWEMLTAIPGVTCVKPQGALYLFPRLDPAIYPIEDDQQFILELLQQERVLLVQGSGFNWVAPDHFRVVFLPNSDDLTEAIGRIARFLENYRKQHGTA
- a CDS encoding Mth938-like domain-containing protein; translation: MKLHEANTAGSNLFTASGAGHVEINKVRHEGSLIVTADSITPWRPARFEDFCDADFAAVLAKQPELVLLGTGSKLRFPHPKLYATLTNAGIGVEVMDTAALCRTYNILLAEGRGVVAALLQD
- a CDS encoding GlpM family protein, producing the protein MLALFAKCSLGALAVLLIALLSQSRAFYIAGLVPLFPTFALIAHYIVGSERDAQALQRTALFGLWSLLPYALYLLVVYWLSTRTALVPTLLLATLVWLLAAALLLWGWTRLMA
- a CDS encoding carboxymuconolactone decarboxylase family protein, which codes for MSHNYQELTAALSAKLAEFRKEMPDTMRGFGQMSKSAHSDGALDNKTKELIALAIGIAGRCQGCLAFHGKALVELGCTRAQFMEMLQVAVYMGGGPSLMTAAEALLAYESFGGERAG